The genomic region TCTTCACCCAGTTCGACGGCTTGCGGACGCTAAGCGCGCGAGCCTCGTCGCTGTAGCCGGCCAGGAACCAGGTGTTGACGTGCTGCCGGACATCCGGCGTTTCCATGATCTTGCAAATGCGCTTGAAGCCATCGACCAGGCGCATCAGGTCGCGACCGTCGGAAGCCAGATTCAGATCGACGATCGGCTCTTCGGTCTGAACGGCCGACTTCAACGTCACGGTTCCGCGTGAGTAGGATTTGTTGACGCAGACATTGAGCGCGCCCATCGCCTTGCCAAGCGGATGCCAGCCGGCGCGGTTGACGGGCATCAGCAGCATGTCACCGGGATGGCAGTCGGCGTAATTGGATGAGTATCTGACACCCAGGAAGATGTGGCGCCGCTGACCAGGCCGCAAGCGCGCGGACTTCTTGAAATGCGCGCCGACGGCCAGATGCGGATGATCCGTTAGGTTCTCGCCGACGCCGGGGCGGTCGGCGATGACCTCGATGCCCAGCCGCTTCAGCTGCGCCGCCGGCCCGATGCCGGCGCGAAGCAGGATGGCCGGAGAATGCAGGGCGCCCGCTGAAACGATGGTCTCGTTGGCGCTGTAGGTCTTGGTCCGGCCGGCGATGGTGACCTTGGCGCCGGTGATGCGTGTTCCCTGGGTCACCAGCCCTTCGACGAAGGCATTGGCGAAGATATGCAGGTTCTTGCGGGCGCGCACGTCGCTGTCGAGATAGCCGATCGCTGTCGAAACGCGGCGGTCGTTCTCATTCGACAACGGCAGCGGGAACGAGCCATCCTCGAAGCTGCCATTGTAGTCCGGCCGGTAGGGATATTCGCCTTCCGTGGCCTTGAGGACGGATCTGGTGAAACCGGCCCAGTCCTGCGGAAAGACGCGGCGGATCGGAATACGGCCGGTCTTGTTGTGAAGATCGCCGTCGAAATCGAGATCGCGCTCGAGCTTCTTGAGGTAGGGCAGCATGCCGTCCCATCCCCATCCGGCGAGGCCGAGCCCTTCCCATTCGTCATAGTCGTGCGGCAGGCCGCGCACCGCGAACTGGCCGTTGATGCTGGAGCCGCCACCCATCACCTTGGCCTGCTCGAGCTTGGCCGTCTTGACCACTTGCGCATTCTGCTTCGGCGATCGGTTGAAGACGCGCAGTTCCGTCCAGTGGTACTTCGGGTCGAAGTAGGAAAGACCGGGATAGCTGTCGGCGATCACCTCGGGAACATCATCCGGCGGGGTGTCGGGCCCGGCCTCGAAAAGCGCCACCTGTTTGGTGCCGTTTTCCGAGAGACGGCTGGCAAGCACGGCTCCGGCCGAACCGCCGCCGACAATGATGTAATCGAATTGCATGTGCTTGCGCTCGCTCAGGCGTAGTTGGCCCAGATGGCCTTTTGGCGTAGGAACGCCTCGATGCCGGCACGGCCCATGTCCTTGCCGAAGCCGGACCCCTTGTAGCCGCCGGCCGGATAGGTGAACTCGGGGCCGCGGCCGTGCTGGTTGATCCAGACCATGCCGGCCTCGATCGAATCCGCCGCCTTGAGCGCTTTCTTCAGGTCAGTGGTATGGACGCTGGCGGCGAGCCCGTAGACCGGATGCGCCGCCTGGGCGAGGCCTTCGTCGAGATCGGCAAAGGTACGTACCGTCAGCACCGGACCAAAAAACTCTTCCTTGAAGCCGATATTGTCGTCGGAGACGTTCTCCAGGACCGTCGGGGCATAGAAGCTGCCTTCGTTGCGGCCTTCCAGCACCGTTCCGCCTGTGACCGCGGACGCGCCCTCACTGATGCTGGCGCGCACCATCGTGTCGATCCGCTCAAGCTGTTTGCGGCTGATGATCGGAGCAAAGGTCGTCGCCTCGTCCCAGGTCGGTCCTGCCTTGATAGCCTTGGTGCGGGCAATGACGCGCTCGACAAGTTCGTCGGCGATCTTGTCCTCGACGATCAGCCGCGACCCCGCCGTGCAGACCTGGCCGGCGTTGTCCATGAACGCAGCCGCGACACGGCCCGCCACCACATCGATATCGCCGGCATCGGCGAGCACCAGTTGCGGGCTCTTGCCGCCAAGCTCGAGCGTAACAGGCTTGATGCCGGACTGGGCCGCCAGCGTCATGATGGCGGCACCCGTCTGCGTCGAGCCGGTGAACGAGATCTTCAGGATATCGGGATGGCGCACGATCGCCGCCCCCGTCGTGTGGCCGTAGCCGTTGACGACATTGAAAAGGCCCGCCGGAACGCCTGCCCTTGCCGCAAGTTCCGCCAGCGCCAGAAGGCTGTGCGGGGTCAGTTCCGACGTCTTCATCACCACCGCATTGCCGGCGGCCAACGCCGGGGCGAACTTCCATGCCGCCGTGATCATCGGGAAATTCCAGGGGACGATCGCGCCGACAATGCCATAGGGCTCGTGCTTGACGATGCTGAGCGCATTCGCCTCGGTCGAGGTAACCGTGCCTTCGATCTTGTCGCAGAATTCGGCGTAATAGCGCACGACGCCGGCGGTGCGGACCGCATCGCGGGTGATGGTCATCGAGATCAGCCGGCTCGACCCCATCGCCTCCAACTGTCCGAGATAGGTGGCGTTCTCTTCGATCAACCCCGCGAAACGCATGAGCACGGCAGCGCGGTCGCGTGGCGCGATCTTCGCCCAGCGGCTCTGGGCCAAGGCTTTCTTGGCGGCGTCAACGGCCCGTTGCACCGCGGCCTCGCCACCATCGGCGATCATTCCCATGTGCTGGAGATCGGAAGGCCGCAAAACCTCGATTTCCGCGCCAGGCAGTTGAACATACTGCCCGCCAATGTGATGCCCCCTTGGAATAGCGACCGTGGCCGGATCAAAACTTAACGTCATTGATATGTTTCCTTATGCGGCCAGATCGAGGGGGCCGCATGAACTGGTGCGGTCCCTCTGCCGACGATGGCCACTTGACTGTTTCCGCGTGAAGCAGCGTGCCTTCAGCACGCCTTCTCCGCTTCACGCGCCTCGAGGAACGGGCGAAGCAGATCCGCCGATTCATGGAAGCGTCCGACAAATGTCTTCAGACGCGGATGTTCAGGGTGCAGCAGCACCTTGGAGGGCGGGCCCTGCTCGGCGACCCGCCCCTGATCGAGGAACACCACTCGATCAGCGACCTCGAAGGCAAAGCCCAGTTCATGGGTGACGATCACCATGGTCATGCCGCTCCTGGCCAGTTCGACCATAGCCTTCATGACTTCCCCGACCAGTTCGGGATCGAGCGCCGACGTCGGTTCGTCGAACAGCATTACCTTCGGCTGCATGGCCATTGCCCGGGCGATCGCCACGCGCTGCTGCTGGCCGCCGGAAAGCTGGCGCGGATATTTTTCAACATGCTGGGCCAGACCCATGACATCGAGAAGCTTCAGCGCCGTTTGACGCGCCTGCTCCTTTGGCTCCTTCTTGACGATGACCGGGCCTTCCATGACGTTCTCGAGCGCGGTCATGTGCGGAAAGAGATTGAACTGCTGGAAGACCATGCCGGTCTTGGAGCGAATGCGGTTGACCTCTTGAACCGGTATCTGGGCGCCCTTACCGTCGGCGTGCCTGTTGAACAGCGTCTCGTCATCGATGACGATGCTGCCACTGGTCGGAACATTGAGCAGGTTGATGCAGCGCAGCAGCGATGTCTTGCCCGATCCGCTGGCACCGATCAGCACCACCACCTCGCCTTCGACGACAGAGAGATCGATGCCGTTCAGAACGCGCTTGTCGCCGAATTTGAGACAGATGCCATCCAACCGCAGGACGGGCTTGTCGCTCTTGTCCGGCACAGCGTTTGATTGTGTGGCGTTCATTTTACGCTGGCCCCGCTTCTTTCGAGTTTCCGGGACAGCAGCGTCAACGGAACCAGGATGATCAGGAAGATGACGCCGACGGCGGTGTAAACTTCCATCGGCCGATAGGTGAAACTCGAGATGTAGCTGGCCTGATAGAGAAGGTCCGGGACCGTGATCATCGACAGAAGCGTCGTGTTCTTCATCTGGATGATCGACTGTCCGGCCAATGGCGGGATCATCTTGCGAAAAGCTTGCGGCAGTATGATCCGGCGCATGCGCTGGCCATAGGACATGCCGATCGCCGTCGCGGCATCCGTCTGGCCGGGGTCGACCGACTGGACGCCGGCGCGCAGGATTTCGGCATAGAACGACCCGACGTAGCAGCTCAGCCCGATGAAGCCGGCCCAGAATTTCGTGACATTGATGCCGGCGAAGATCGGGAAAGCGTAGTAGACCCACAGCAGCGTGACGAGCAGCGGGATATTGCGGAAGAACTCGACATAGATCTGGCCGAGTACGACCAGCGGCTTGAAGGTGCTCAGTTGGATAAGCCCGATGAACAGGCCAATCAGCATGCCCGCGCCGATCGTGATGACGGTAAAGTAGAGCGTCATCAGGAGGCCCTGCCAGAGCAGCCCGATATTGTTGGTTATGACAGAGTAGTCGAACAGCATGTTGTCCTCACTGGTGCGATGCACGTCCAGCCTGGGAGACGCGCCAGTGGAAGCCTGACCGCCGCGTCATGCTGCGGCCAGGCTGTTGCGATCAGAAGCTGAAGCCAGCCGGCAGGATCGACAGGTCGATGCCGCGGGCTTCCCATGCGCGGGCAAGCTTGCCCTGGGCGAGGCCGAGCGAACGCTCTTGCAGGATCCAGTTGGTCAGGAAGTTGATGAAGCCGGCATTGCCCGGCTTGCGCGCCACAGCGAGCGTGGCGGGATTGCGCAGGATCGGCTCAGGCAACGACACGTTGCCGATCTTCTGGTTGGTGATCTGCAGCGCGTCGAAGACCGAGAAGACAACGCCATCGGCGCGGCCAGCCTGGAGTTCCATCAGTGCCAGGCCGCGATCCTCGACCGGCGTGATCTTGGCTTTCGGCAGCAAGGCCTCGGCCACGACCTGCATGGTGCTGCCCTTCTGCACGACGACGGTCTTGTCCGGCGAATTGAGTTCCGCCCACGTCTTGACCGGCTTGCCGGGAGGCGTCAGCACGGCCCAGGCGTCGGTGAACAGCGGCTCCCACAGATAGTCGACGACAAGGCCGCGCTTCGGGTTCGGGTTGACGCCGATGGCGATGTCGATCTTGTTGGACTGGAAGTCGGCGGCCAGGTTGCCCCATGTCGTCTCAACGGGCTCAAGTTTGACGCCGAGTTGGGTCGCGATTTCGCCGAGAAATTCGTAGTAGAAGCCGCTCCACTGTCCGGTGGCCGGGTCCTTGATGTAGCCCGGCTCCTCGCCGGTCATCACCGGCACCTTCAGGACACCGCTGGCGCGGATTTGGTCGATGACGGCGGATGGATTGTCGTCCGCCGAAGCGGCGATAGGCGCCGTGAGCAGACCGAGGCCAATGGTCAAGGCGGCCATGAACGTACGCATTACTGTCAGTTTCATTTCATTCCCCTTTTCTGAGTTATTGGGTGGTTACCGGCTTAGGAAGCCCTGCGAGAGGGGGTCGCCGTTCTCGAAGTAGATTGTCTGGGTCGAAGTGATGAAGGCGGAGCCTTCGATCTCGATGATCATCGCCTCGCGGCCATCCTCCTTGACGCGCCGTCGCAGGCGCGCCTCGAACGGAATGCCGAAGATATTTTTTGCATGGTAGGTTTGATCGGGGCCGATCAGGCGCTTCTCCAACAGATATGTCAGGCGCGCCGAAGTCCCCGTGCCGCAAGGCGAACGGTCGAACTTGTTCGATTCCAGCACCAGAAAATGCGTCGCCGACGTCTCGCTGTCGGCGTCATAGAAAAGCACGCTCGGCGCGGCGGCCCCGGCCAACAGCGGCAGATCCTTCGTCGCCGCCTTGATCGCGTCCTTGATCGTGGCGCCGGCCTGCATCAAGGCCGACGCGTTGTCCGGGACAAGCTGGAAGCCAAGCGAGGCCGCGTCGACCAGCGCATACCACATGCCGGCATAGACGATGGCGGCATCAACCGTGCCGACGCCTTCGACGGCAACGCTCAGATGCTCCAGCCCGACATAGCTTGGCACGTTGGCAATCCGCACCCGATCGAGGGAGCCGTTCTGGTTCCAGCGCAGATGAGCCGTCACGATGCCGGCCGGCGTTTCCAGCGTGAAGCTGTCACCCGTTTCAGCGCTGATCTGCCCGCTAAAGGCCAGCGTCCTGGCAAAGCCGATCGTGCCGTGACCGCACATGTCGAGGTAGACATAGGACGAGATGAAGAACGCGCCATAGTCGGCGACATCCGAGGCGACCGGGACCAGACCGACCATGGCCGCATGACCTCGCGGCTCGTGCAGCAGCGCTGGGCGCAGATGATCGAAATGCCGGCGAAAATGGTCCCGCTTCTCCCGCACGGTCGAGCCGGCAAGTCTTGGGACGCCGTTGAGAATAACCCGCGTAGGGTGACCGGCGGTATGGGAATCAATGACACTGAACGCTGACGAGAAGGTGGACACGACCTAACCCTCTCCGAAGGCATCGCGAATGCCGGCCCGCATGCTTTGCCAGATTTCCCGAATGAGGCTTTCGGTCATCGCCTTGGCGCTTTCGCCGTCGCCATCGGTGATCGCGTCGTAGATGCGGGCCGTGTCATCCAGGGACAGCTGGATGATCTTGGGATCCTGCTCATAGGCGTGATAGCGGTATCGCAGGGCCTGCTTTTCCAGCCCGCCAAGCAGGCGCGTCAGCGTCCTGTTGCCGGCCAGGGTGTAGGTCAGGAAAGAGCCGCGCACGTCAACAATGAAGAACTGCCGCGCATCGTTCCTGGCCTGGGCCTGCTTCAGCTCGGACAGCAGGTTCTTGAACTCGGTTTTCTTTTCAATGTCGGCGGATTCGGCGGCCTGCTTGGCGACCAGCCCTTCGAGTTCGATGCGGCAGGTATAGACCTCGTCGAAATCGCGCTGCGACATTGGCGAGACCCAGATGCCACGCCTGGCTTCACGCATCACCAGGCCGTCGCGCTCCAGCAGCCGCAGCGCCTCGCGCACCGGTGACCGGCTGACGCCATAGCGCTCGGCGACCATTTCCTCGGTCAACCGCTCCCGGGATTTGATGCGGCCGAAGATGATCTCTTCCTCCAGCATCTCCGCGAGGTTCTCGGGAATGGCGACCGACAATTTCTGGATGCGCGCTAAAATCATGTCGACACCATACTGTATACAATGTACAGGTCAAGCCATCGCGGACATTTTCTTTCGACGCGCAGTTTGCCGGCGGCCATTCCGCGGACCGCCGGGCTGGAAAGGGCCAGGACATGTATCCAGAGACGATCGAGTTGTTGATTGACGGCGTGTGGTGCCAGGGATCGGACGGCAAGTCCGAAACGCTGATCAATCCCGCCACGGAGGAAGCGCTGGCAATCGTGCCGCATGCGACGGAGGCCGACCTCGACCACGCTCTCGCAGCATCGGCAAAAGGCTTCAAGCTGTGGAAGGCGATGACCGCGATGCAGCGGTGGGCGATCATGGACAAGGCGGCCGATCTCATAGAGCAGCGCAAGGACACCATCGCCCGCATACTGACGATGGAAAACGGCAAGGCACTGGCCGAAGCCACCGGCGAGGTGCAGTTCGCCGCCGACGCGACGCGCTGGTATGCCGAGGAAGGCAAACGCGCCTATGGGCGCATCGTCCCAGCCCGGCTGCCCGGCGTGCGGCAGATGGTGTTCAAGGAGCCGGTCGGCCCGGTCATCGCTTTCGCCGCCTGGAATTTTCCGGCCAGCAATGTGATCCGCAAGATCGCGGGTGCGCTCGGCGCCGGCTGCTCGATCATCCTCAAGCCGGCGGAGGAAACACCTGGAACGGCCGTCGCCATCGCCCGCTGCTTCCAGGACGCCGGGCTGCCGGCGGGCGTGCTCAACATCGTCTTCGGCGAGCCGGCCAAGGTCTCGTCCTATCTCGTCGCCTCGCCGATCCCCAAGAAGGTCTCGCTGACCGGATCGACGGCCGTTGGAAAGCTTTTGCAGAAACAGGCTGCGGATACGCTGAAGCGCTGCACCATGGAGCTTGGCGGCCACGCTCCCGTCATCGTCTATGAGGATGCCGACCTCGAAAAGACACTCGATACGGTCGTGACCTTCAAGTTCCGCAATGCTGGCCAGGTATGCACCTCGCCGACCCGTTTTTACGTGCATCAGGCTATCTATGACCGCTTCATCGACGGCTTCGCCTCACGCACCGAAAAGCTCAAGATCGGCAACGGCCTCGACGCGAGCGTGCAGATGGGGCCAATGATCGCTCCCCGCCGGCTCGATGCCATGGACGCCCTGGTCAGCGATGCCACGACAAAGGGGGCCACCGTCGTCACCGGCGGCAAGCGCATCGGCAACAAGGGCTATTTCTTTGCTCCGACGCTGCTGCGGGACGTGCCGGACACGGCGCGCATCATGTCGGAAGAGCCGTTCGGGCCGATCGCGCCTACAACGACGTTCTCAAACTTCGACGACATGATCGAGCGGGCAAATTCCCTGCGTTACGGGCTGGCCTCCTTTGTCTTCACCCGCAATCTCAGCCTTGCCCAGAAGACGGAAATGGCGCTGGAAGCCGGCATGGTGGGCGTCAACCACATGATGGTATCGACGCCGGAAACGCCTTTCGGCGGCGTCAATGAATCCGGCTATGGCTCGGAGAGCGGCATCGAAGGCCTCGACGCCTATCTGCGGACGAAATTCGTGACCGAAATGTAGAGCGTTCCAACGAGCGGGCGTCCGCGCTCGGCGGGTGGTCCAGGCGACTCAAGCAGTTGCTACAGCCAGCCGCGAGTCGCCGCGCCGGCACTTCGTCGTGCCTACATGTGAAGCATATATGCAACACTGCGCATGTTTTGTACGCAAAGCACGACATATGCGTCTAGTGACAGGACGTGTCGATTTAGGCTCGACTGGTCTTTACCATTTCCCGATCTCGCGACAACGCTTCCCACATGGCGCTTCCGCCGGTGTGAGAGAAGGTACATGTCTTTGTCTGACGAGCCCCAATATGCGTCCCTAACGCCGACGGTTGTCCAAATTCGCTGGAAGGTGCCAACTGAGTTCCCGGCTTGTCCGGAGATCGTCTCAGAACATGCACTGGAGGAGTACGCCGCCCGCCTTACGTTCGGCAGCGTGTTCGCTCAGAACGGTTACAATAGGAGCTTGGTGGTGAATTCCTGTCTCACGGGCGACAGCCTTGTTGTGCTCACGCGGTTCGGGGACGAGGCCGTCAAAGACTGGGCGGTGGCGCATGTCTCGATCAAAGGTCGCTTCTTCTGTCACCGGAGTGAGGCCACCTTCTTCGAACTTCAGGGTGCCTTGAAGCACTTTTGTGAGCTGACTGGACAGGAGTATGGCGATCCGATCGACGACTATTGTTGACGGCCTGAGAGAGCCCTTCCGACCGGAGTCAAAGAGCCGCTTATCCCCGAGCTCCCTTTGAAGACCCGAAACTATCTATGCCCCGCTCCAGGTGGACAATACAGACATCGACGAGATCGTAGCGCCGGGCGCGATAGCGTGGTTCGTTTACGATGCGCCTTGCCATAGCTGGCGGCAAACAATGGAAAAGGCTTACACGGCCAATCTTGCCATCGCGGATGCGCAAAGAGTACGCGCGGCGCAATATGTGCGCATGTCGACCGAGCATCAGAGCTACTCCATCGACAACCAGAAAGATGCCATTGGCATGTTCAAACATCGACAGACCAATCGCACGGCGGATTGACCTGCGATAGTCTGGGCGAGCCGAAAGCAGGAGCATGCACTCCCGCTATTATTATTGACCGACCGGTCGGATTATGCAAACCTATCTGGAATGCTCGTCCACGGTACGTTCGAACGAGATTTGGGAGGAAGCCATTGAACCCGTCCGAGACAGTGCTTGTCGCGGTCAGCGACGGCGTCATGACATTGACGCTGAACCGCCCCGGCAAACTGAATTCGTTCAATGAGGAAATGCATCGGGCCCTCAGGGCGCAGATCGAGCGAGCCCATGATGATGCAACGATCCGTGCCGTGCTGCTTACAGGTGCTGGACGCGCTTTTTGCGCGGGGCAGGATCTGGGAGACCGCGACCCCCGCAATTCGACCGAAGCACCGGACCTGGGTTACACGATCGAGACCTTCTACAACCCGCTGTTGCGGCTGATACGCAGCCTGGACAAACCCGTCGTTTGTGCCGTCAACGGCGTCGCGGCGGGAGCCGGAGCCAACATCGCACTGGCCTGCGATATCGTCATCGCGGCACGCTCGGCCAAGTTCATCCAGGCTTTCTCGAAGATCGGCCTGTTGCCGGACTCGGGCGGCACGTGGAGCCTGCCGCGCCTGCTTGGCGAGGCGC from Mesorhizobium shangrilense harbors:
- a CDS encoding GMC family oxidoreductase encodes the protein MQFDYIIVGGGSAGAVLASRLSENGTKQVALFEAGPDTPPDDVPEVIADSYPGLSYFDPKYHWTELRVFNRSPKQNAQVVKTAKLEQAKVMGGGSSINGQFAVRGLPHDYDEWEGLGLAGWGWDGMLPYLKKLERDLDFDGDLHNKTGRIPIRRVFPQDWAGFTRSVLKATEGEYPYRPDYNGSFEDGSFPLPLSNENDRRVSTAIGYLDSDVRARKNLHIFANAFVEGLVTQGTRITGAKVTIAGRTKTYSANETIVSAGALHSPAILLRAGIGPAAQLKRLGIEVIADRPGVGENLTDHPHLAVGAHFKKSARLRPGQRRHIFLGVRYSSNYADCHPGDMLLMPVNRAGWHPLGKAMGALNVCVNKSYSRGTVTLKSAVQTEEPIVDLNLASDGRDLMRLVDGFKRICKIMETPDVRQHVNTWFLAGYSDEARALSVRKPSNWVKTATAAYLFDYAPFFRETLLRRKFGTTDRIHAMLGSEELIADWVKQSVWSGWHVSGTCKMGADGDPLAVLDADCRVRGVQGLRVVDASIMPTIVAANTNITTIAIAEKAADLILNSRQ
- a CDS encoding aldehyde dehydrogenase family protein, whose translation is MTLSFDPATVAIPRGHHIGGQYVQLPGAEIEVLRPSDLQHMGMIADGGEAAVQRAVDAAKKALAQSRWAKIAPRDRAAVLMRFAGLIEENATYLGQLEAMGSSRLISMTITRDAVRTAGVVRYYAEFCDKIEGTVTSTEANALSIVKHEPYGIVGAIVPWNFPMITAAWKFAPALAAGNAVVMKTSELTPHSLLALAELAARAGVPAGLFNVVNGYGHTTGAAIVRHPDILKISFTGSTQTGAAIMTLAAQSGIKPVTLELGGKSPQLVLADAGDIDVVAGRVAAAFMDNAGQVCTAGSRLIVEDKIADELVERVIARTKAIKAGPTWDEATTFAPIISRKQLERIDTMVRASISEGASAVTGGTVLEGRNEGSFYAPTVLENVSDDNIGFKEEFFGPVLTVRTFADLDEGLAQAAHPVYGLAASVHTTDLKKALKAADSIEAGMVWINQHGRGPEFTYPAGGYKGSGFGKDMGRAGIEAFLRQKAIWANYA
- a CDS encoding amino acid ABC transporter ATP-binding protein, coding for MNATQSNAVPDKSDKPVLRLDGICLKFGDKRVLNGIDLSVVEGEVVVLIGASGSGKTSLLRCINLLNVPTSGSIVIDDETLFNRHADGKGAQIPVQEVNRIRSKTGMVFQQFNLFPHMTALENVMEGPVIVKKEPKEQARQTALKLLDVMGLAQHVEKYPRQLSGGQQQRVAIARAMAMQPKVMLFDEPTSALDPELVGEVMKAMVELARSGMTMVIVTHELGFAFEVADRVVFLDQGRVAEQGPPSKVLLHPEHPRLKTFVGRFHESADLLRPFLEAREAEKAC
- a CDS encoding amino acid ABC transporter permease, which produces MLFDYSVITNNIGLLWQGLLMTLYFTVITIGAGMLIGLFIGLIQLSTFKPLVVLGQIYVEFFRNIPLLVTLLWVYYAFPIFAGINVTKFWAGFIGLSCYVGSFYAEILRAGVQSVDPGQTDAATAIGMSYGQRMRRIILPQAFRKMIPPLAGQSIIQMKNTTLLSMITVPDLLYQASYISSFTYRPMEVYTAVGVIFLIILVPLTLLSRKLERSGASVK
- a CDS encoding transporter substrate-binding domain-containing protein; this encodes MKLTVMRTFMAALTIGLGLLTAPIAASADDNPSAVIDQIRASGVLKVPVMTGEEPGYIKDPATGQWSGFYYEFLGEIATQLGVKLEPVETTWGNLAADFQSNKIDIAIGVNPNPKRGLVVDYLWEPLFTDAWAVLTPPGKPVKTWAELNSPDKTVVVQKGSTMQVVAEALLPKAKITPVEDRGLALMELQAGRADGVVFSVFDALQITNQKIGNVSLPEPILRNPATLAVARKPGNAGFINFLTNWILQERSLGLAQGKLARAWEARGIDLSILPAGFSF
- a CDS encoding proline racemase family protein, yielding MSTFSSAFSVIDSHTAGHPTRVILNGVPRLAGSTVREKRDHFRRHFDHLRPALLHEPRGHAAMVGLVPVASDVADYGAFFISSYVYLDMCGHGTIGFARTLAFSGQISAETGDSFTLETPAGIVTAHLRWNQNGSLDRVRIANVPSYVGLEHLSVAVEGVGTVDAAIVYAGMWYALVDAASLGFQLVPDNASALMQAGATIKDAIKAATKDLPLLAGAAAPSVLFYDADSETSATHFLVLESNKFDRSPCGTGTSARLTYLLEKRLIGPDQTYHAKNIFGIPFEARLRRRVKEDGREAMIIEIEGSAFITSTQTIYFENGDPLSQGFLSR
- a CDS encoding GntR family transcriptional regulator translates to MILARIQKLSVAIPENLAEMLEEEIIFGRIKSRERLTEEMVAERYGVSRSPVREALRLLERDGLVMREARRGIWVSPMSQRDFDEVYTCRIELEGLVAKQAAESADIEKKTEFKNLLSELKQAQARNDARQFFIVDVRGSFLTYTLAGNRTLTRLLGGLEKQALRYRYHAYEQDPKIIQLSLDDTARIYDAITDGDGESAKAMTESLIREIWQSMRAGIRDAFGEG
- a CDS encoding NAD-dependent succinate-semialdehyde dehydrogenase is translated as MYPETIELLIDGVWCQGSDGKSETLINPATEEALAIVPHATEADLDHALAASAKGFKLWKAMTAMQRWAIMDKAADLIEQRKDTIARILTMENGKALAEATGEVQFAADATRWYAEEGKRAYGRIVPARLPGVRQMVFKEPVGPVIAFAAWNFPASNVIRKIAGALGAGCSIILKPAEETPGTAVAIARCFQDAGLPAGVLNIVFGEPAKVSSYLVASPIPKKVSLTGSTAVGKLLQKQAADTLKRCTMELGGHAPVIVYEDADLEKTLDTVVTFKFRNAGQVCTSPTRFYVHQAIYDRFIDGFASRTEKLKIGNGLDASVQMGPMIAPRRLDAMDALVSDATTKGATVVTGGKRIGNKGYFFAPTLLRDVPDTARIMSEEPFGPIAPTTTFSNFDDMIERANSLRYGLASFVFTRNLSLAQKTEMALEAGMVGVNHMMVSTPETPFGGVNESGYGSESGIEGLDAYLRTKFVTEM
- the paaG gene encoding 2-(1,2-epoxy-1,2-dihydrophenyl)acetyl-CoA isomerase PaaG — translated: MNPSETVLVAVSDGVMTLTLNRPGKLNSFNEEMHRALRAQIERAHDDATIRAVLLTGAGRAFCAGQDLGDRDPRNSTEAPDLGYTIETFYNPLLRLIRSLDKPVVCAVNGVAAGAGANIALACDIVIAARSAKFIQAFSKIGLLPDSGGTWSLPRLLGEARAKGLAMTAEPLPAETAAAWGMIWKVSDDDKLMDEALALAGQLAAGPTYGLGLIKQAIQAAAVNTLDQQLDLERDLQRKAGRSADYAEGVAAFLDKRSAEFKGK